The following proteins come from a genomic window of Iamia sp. SCSIO 61187:
- a CDS encoding helix-turn-helix transcriptional regulator gives MSIIRDGENTDLALGAKLFRGLGDPTRLAILRTLAGGERRVVDLVGEIGTSQPNISGHLACLKDCGLVTDRPQGRAVFYALATPELFDVLRSAESLLEATGHQIALCPNFEEGVS, from the coding sequence ATGTCGATCATTCGTGATGGGGAGAACACCGACCTCGCCCTGGGCGCCAAACTGTTCCGGGGGCTCGGTGACCCGACCCGGCTTGCCATCCTGCGGACCCTGGCGGGTGGGGAGCGGAGGGTCGTCGACCTCGTGGGCGAGATCGGGACCTCGCAGCCCAACATCTCCGGCCACCTGGCCTGCTTGAAGGACTGTGGGCTCGTTACCGATCGCCCTCAGGGGCGGGCGGTGTTCTACGCACTCGCCACCCCCGAGCTGTTCGACGTGCTGCGATCGGCAGAGTCGTTGTTGGAGGCGACCGGGCACCAGATCGCCCTGTGCCCGAACTTCGAGGAGGGCGTGTCGTGA